In Armatimonadota bacterium, one DNA window encodes the following:
- a CDS encoding nucleotide sugar dehydrogenase: MKKVCVVGLGYIGLPTAAMMAAKGFQVLGVDVDQSIVDTVNSGHVHIEEPGLVGLVRHVVSAGTLTAAIRPQWAHAYIIAVPTPVNADGSADLGAVRAAARSIAQVFKKGALVVLESTSPPRTTIDVVKPILEESGLKAGPDFYLAYSPERVLPGRIVEELRSNDRVVGGIDDPSTEAAARLYEQFVEGEIHRTTSSTAEMVKLIENTFRDVNIALANEFALVAEVVDVNVWQAIALANCHPRVNIHSPGPGVGGHCIAVDPFFLVEAAPDQAKIIALARQINDGMPAHTISGIQAAVRQGATIACLGLTFKPNVDDVRESPALQIAHTLNARGYRIRAHDPHVAPDGLDCFKTVEEAVDGADAVVLLVDHREYWQITPETLQRMAGRSIFDTRSCLDEQLFLDAGYEYRLLGAGSFISKRQLAAA, encoded by the coding sequence ATGAAGAAAGTTTGTGTCGTCGGCTTAGGCTATATCGGACTGCCAACAGCGGCCATGATGGCTGCGAAGGGGTTCCAAGTACTCGGCGTCGACGTTGATCAGAGCATAGTAGATACGGTCAATTCTGGCCACGTGCACATCGAGGAGCCGGGCCTCGTTGGGCTTGTCCGCCACGTGGTTTCCGCTGGCACGCTCACGGCAGCCATACGCCCCCAGTGGGCTCACGCGTACATCATCGCGGTTCCGACGCCGGTCAACGCAGATGGATCAGCTGATCTAGGGGCCGTTCGCGCAGCAGCCAGATCGATTGCGCAAGTGTTCAAGAAAGGAGCGCTGGTCGTCTTGGAATCGACTTCGCCTCCGCGCACGACGATCGATGTCGTCAAGCCGATCTTGGAGGAGTCTGGGCTCAAGGCCGGACCGGACTTCTATCTCGCATATTCGCCAGAGCGCGTGCTGCCCGGACGCATCGTCGAAGAGCTGAGAAGCAACGACAGAGTCGTCGGCGGGATCGATGATCCGTCAACCGAGGCTGCGGCGCGGCTGTACGAGCAGTTCGTAGAGGGCGAGATCCACCGCACGACGTCTTCGACCGCCGAAATGGTCAAGCTCATCGAGAACACGTTCCGAGACGTCAACATTGCGCTTGCCAACGAATTTGCGTTGGTCGCCGAAGTCGTCGATGTCAACGTATGGCAGGCGATAGCTCTCGCCAACTGTCACCCAAGAGTGAACATCCACTCGCCGGGGCCGGGCGTCGGCGGTCACTGCATCGCCGTTGACCCGTTCTTCCTCGTTGAAGCCGCGCCGGACCAGGCGAAGATCATCGCGCTCGCGCGGCAGATCAACGACGGCATGCCCGCCCATACGATCAGCGGCATTCAGGCTGCGGTACGCCAGGGCGCAACGATCGCGTGTCTCGGCCTCACCTTCAAGCCAAACGTCGACGACGTTCGAGAGAGCCCTGCATTGCAGATCGCTCACACGCTGAACGCTCGCGGCTATCGAATCCGGGCTCACGATCCGCACGTAGCCCCGGATGGCCTCGATTGCTTCAAAACCGTCGAGGAGGCGGTGGATGGTGCGGACGCGGTCGTCCTGCTTGTGGATCATCGCGAGTACTGGCAGATAACTCCGGAGACCTTGCAGCGGATGGCGGGTCGGAGTATCTTTGACACGCGCTCGTGCCTGGACGAGCAGCTATTCTTGGACGCAGGCTACGAATACCGCCTGCTCGGCGCAGGGAGTTTCATCAGCAAGAGACAGTTGGCGGCGGCGTAA
- a CDS encoding sugar transferase — protein sequence MFAPLDALLKRTVDIVGAAFALVLFAPLFVLLAVWIRLDSKGKALFRQPRLGKHGRQFTFLKFRTMVVDAPDIRNEDGSTFNAEDDPRVTRAGRFLRKTSLDELPQFWNVLMGSMSLVGPRPDLVSQMEQYDANERAKLNVKPGITGLAQINGRNTISWVRRKELDVQYSRSHNVLFDMAIMAKTVVYVLSRRGVYAESSQGASQ from the coding sequence ATGTTCGCTCCGCTCGACGCATTGCTGAAGCGGACGGTAGACATCGTCGGCGCGGCGTTCGCGCTCGTGCTGTTCGCGCCACTTTTCGTTTTATTGGCGGTTTGGATTCGGCTTGACTCGAAAGGCAAAGCGCTCTTCCGCCAACCCCGTCTTGGGAAACACGGCAGGCAGTTCACGTTCCTCAAGTTCCGGACGATGGTCGTCGATGCTCCTGATATTCGAAATGAAGACGGATCGACGTTCAACGCCGAAGACGATCCGAGAGTAACGCGGGCTGGCAGGTTCTTGAGGAAGACGAGCCTCGATGAGCTGCCGCAGTTCTGGAACGTCCTGATGGGTTCGATGAGCCTCGTCGGCCCCAGGCCGGACCTGGTGTCCCAGATGGAGCAGTACGACGCGAACGAACGAGCGAAGCTGAATGTTAAGCCGGGCATCACCGGACTGGCGCAGATCAACGGGCGCAACACGATCAGCTGGGTTCGGCGCAAGGAGCTGGACGTACAGTACTCCCGATCGCACAACGTGCTCTTCGACATGGCGATCATGGCGAAGACGGTCGTTTACGTCTTGAGCAGACGCGGAGTGTACGCCGAGTCGTCCCAAGGAGCGAGCCAGTGA
- a CDS encoding GNAT family N-acetyltransferase, which yields MSAAQALLSGALVNTVSLQALHDLCSPNLDPRLASISRKRAIDALSGYACWICEDRGELTGIACVDSDCFETSVIGSACGKISLFLATDRETAGALLDGLSKHAGAHKRLSVRVDSDAIHSVQALEAAGFRTVDGLLTYGKEVKDVRKPRGVRVCQKSDAFGIGALAEASFVQGRYHADPWITSDQADDLYRQWGENAALGRIGGTTLVLDGEEGIAGFVLCSAHRTEQDSVGSIDLIAVDKAARGTGVGKRLVRAAMLWFFAQQCGYATVGTQSANVAASRFYQASGFSLVSSSVTLARGA from the coding sequence GTGAGCGCGGCGCAGGCCTTGCTTTCAGGCGCCCTCGTTAATACTGTCAGCCTCCAAGCGCTGCACGACCTTTGCTCCCCGAATTTGGATCCTCGGCTGGCGTCGATCAGCAGGAAGCGGGCGATCGATGCGCTCTCCGGCTACGCTTGCTGGATTTGCGAGGATCGAGGAGAGCTGACCGGCATCGCGTGTGTCGATTCCGACTGTTTTGAGACCTCTGTGATCGGCAGCGCGTGCGGAAAGATCAGCTTGTTTCTTGCCACAGATCGTGAGACAGCCGGCGCGCTGCTCGACGGCCTGTCCAAGCACGCTGGCGCGCACAAGCGCCTATCGGTGAGGGTCGATAGCGACGCGATTCACTCCGTTCAAGCGTTGGAGGCAGCCGGGTTTCGGACCGTCGATGGGCTGTTGACGTACGGCAAGGAAGTGAAGGACGTCAGGAAGCCGAGGGGCGTTCGCGTCTGCCAGAAGAGCGATGCGTTCGGTATCGGAGCGCTGGCAGAGGCGTCGTTCGTGCAAGGGCGCTACCACGCTGATCCGTGGATAACGAGCGATCAAGCCGACGATTTGTACCGACAGTGGGGCGAGAACGCCGCGCTGGGGCGCATCGGCGGCACCACCCTGGTGCTCGACGGCGAGGAGGGCATCGCGGGGTTCGTGCTGTGCAGCGCGCACAGGACAGAGCAGGATTCAGTGGGATCGATAGATCTGATAGCGGTGGACAAAGCGGCGCGCGGTACGGGAGTCGGCAAGCGACTCGTGCGCGCAGCGATGCTGTGGTTCTTCGCCCAACAGTGCGGGTACGCGACGGTCGGAACCCAGAGCGCCAACGTCGCGGCGTCGAGGTTTTATCAAGCAAGCGGCTTCAGCTTGGTGTCCAGCAGCGTCACTCTCGCACGTGGCGCGTGA
- a CDS encoding oligosaccharide repeat unit polymerase, whose product MHWLFLIVAIAHQAWIYRRHGRIDPFAVTSLIDVAIVLLLFVGSLLSPLARNLLATDVSFGLTLLVGQIALYAGLYVIPPNTSPAGAGPRLRSPSRVWLIAASVIYLLASLAIAKLYSTIAGISILDWLLGERVTVYSLAKSLGFGMILNYVMTVFQVGLLILIMVTLQRKRWLAAGMLYAALFVGVFMMFTTRLQLLVILMLPAFYFHYHVRRLTMPALAALAAGFVLMAAFFNMLRGGGLDFAISDLSEDKLVRFSSFGTSTYFVEPMAMLYTKLSDGDVDYEYGKNYSLMWLTFIPRDLWPEKPLTAFENRMTVELFGSQFDPGGTVQIWTFTAWGEGFAQFDVAGVGLNLFLYGVIIALARRFCASRPHHFLVWCYFLMMAAVYLRAGFQALAFLFINMIVVAAIYDLLPRIRLVWKAERSPASAGGDV is encoded by the coding sequence ATGCACTGGCTGTTCCTCATCGTTGCCATCGCGCACCAGGCTTGGATCTATCGTCGGCACGGCCGCATCGATCCGTTCGCTGTGACCTCGCTGATAGACGTAGCGATCGTGTTGCTGCTGTTCGTCGGCTCGCTGCTCAGCCCGCTTGCGCGAAACCTTCTTGCGACCGACGTCAGCTTTGGCCTAACGCTGTTGGTGGGTCAGATCGCGCTCTACGCAGGGCTATACGTTATCCCGCCGAATACCAGTCCGGCTGGCGCCGGCCCGCGACTCAGATCGCCGTCGCGCGTGTGGCTGATAGCGGCGTCCGTGATCTACCTATTGGCGTCCCTGGCCATCGCCAAGCTGTACTCGACGATCGCCGGTATTTCGATCCTCGACTGGCTGCTGGGTGAGCGCGTGACCGTGTACTCCCTGGCTAAGAGCCTCGGGTTCGGCATGATCTTGAACTACGTCATGACCGTGTTCCAGGTCGGGCTTTTGATCTTGATCATGGTGACGCTGCAGCGAAAGCGTTGGCTGGCTGCCGGCATGCTTTACGCCGCCCTGTTCGTCGGCGTTTTCATGATGTTCACGACTCGGCTTCAGCTTCTCGTGATACTGATGCTTCCGGCGTTCTACTTCCACTATCACGTGCGTCGGCTGACGATGCCTGCGCTGGCCGCGCTGGCGGCTGGTTTCGTGCTCATGGCGGCGTTCTTCAACATGCTCCGCGGAGGGGGGCTCGACTTCGCGATCTCGGATCTCTCCGAAGACAAGCTAGTCCGGTTCAGCTCGTTCGGGACCAGCACGTACTTCGTCGAGCCGATGGCCATGCTGTACACCAAGCTGAGCGATGGCGACGTCGATTACGAGTACGGCAAGAACTACTCGCTGATGTGGCTCACGTTCATCCCGCGCGACCTTTGGCCTGAGAAGCCCTTGACGGCGTTCGAGAACAGGATGACGGTGGAGCTGTTCGGCTCTCAGTTCGATCCCGGAGGGACCGTACAGATCTGGACGTTCACCGCCTGGGGAGAGGGCTTCGCGCAGTTCGACGTCGCCGGCGTCGGCCTCAACCTGTTCCTCTACGGAGTGATCATCGCACTGGCGCGCCGGTTCTGCGCGTCCAGGCCGCACCACTTTCTTGTCTGGTGCTACTTTCTAATGATGGCCGCGGTGTATCTGAGAGCGGGGTTCCAGGCCCTCGCCTTCCTGTTCATCAACATGATCGTGGTCGCGGCCATTTACGATCTCTTACCGCGCATCCGCCTTGTCTGGAAAGCGGAAAGGAGCCCGGCCTCAGCGGGAGGCGATGTCTAG
- a CDS encoding glycosyltransferase family 4 protein, with amino-acid sequence MSSGRNLVTVARATDVASDARSQRTVRWLADAGYSACSLSWPRESRGTPPDWPDVEFVQAPFSGQHGAGIKNLWPLACWSWWLFWTLWRRRRRLVAIHAMDLDTALPCWMCARLCRAKFIYDICDFYSVSRFPTGPAWLARLAHRMEMFFVKRSDAVVMPTESRRVLFGKVEPPRLTILANVPPQQPTGKREREPDRFVVLYVGVLSVRRGLRELVEVVARHADWQLVIGGIGGDEAEIREVAEGRENVQFIGKIPYSEVLEHTSVADVLPITYDPSFPNHRHSSPNKLYEAMMVGVPVVVARNTGVDDDVIRHDLGEVVEYGNVAELDDALKKLANRTDQQREQFKIRTTELFHDQFGPDIMSKRLRDLYEEVCGKAK; translated from the coding sequence ATGTCTAGCGGGCGCAATCTCGTGACCGTCGCACGCGCAACAGACGTGGCGAGCGACGCCCGCAGCCAACGCACCGTTCGATGGCTTGCAGACGCGGGGTATTCGGCGTGCTCGCTCTCTTGGCCCCGGGAAAGTCGAGGGACTCCGCCGGATTGGCCGGATGTCGAGTTCGTCCAGGCACCGTTCTCAGGCCAGCACGGGGCAGGCATCAAGAACCTGTGGCCGCTCGCGTGCTGGTCTTGGTGGCTTTTCTGGACGCTTTGGCGGCGCAGGAGGCGTTTGGTCGCCATCCACGCGATGGATCTGGATACCGCGCTGCCGTGCTGGATGTGCGCGCGGCTTTGCCGTGCAAAGTTCATCTACGATATTTGCGACTTTTACTCCGTCAGTCGGTTTCCGACCGGCCCGGCCTGGCTTGCCCGTCTCGCGCACAGGATGGAGATGTTCTTCGTCAAAAGGAGCGATGCTGTCGTGATGCCGACCGAGTCGCGGCGTGTGCTGTTCGGCAAGGTCGAGCCACCGAGATTGACGATCCTGGCGAACGTTCCACCGCAGCAGCCAACCGGCAAAAGAGAAAGAGAGCCCGACCGCTTTGTCGTCCTGTACGTCGGCGTGCTTTCTGTCCGGCGAGGCCTCCGCGAGCTAGTGGAGGTCGTAGCAAGACACGCTGATTGGCAATTGGTGATCGGAGGAATCGGCGGAGACGAGGCCGAGATTCGCGAAGTGGCAGAAGGCCGCGAGAACGTACAGTTCATCGGAAAGATCCCGTACTCCGAAGTTCTTGAGCACACGTCCGTGGCAGACGTGCTGCCGATCACCTACGACCCGTCGTTTCCGAACCATCGACACTCGAGTCCGAACAAGCTGTACGAAGCCATGATGGTCGGCGTACCGGTCGTCGTCGCGCGCAACACCGGCGTTGACGACGACGTGATCCGGCACGATCTCGGAGAGGTGGTGGAGTACGGAAACGTGGCCGAATTGGACGACGCTCTCAAGAAGCTCGCAAATCGAACCGACCAACAGCGAGAGCAGTTCAAAATCCGCACGACAGAGTTGTTTCACGACCAGTTCGGGCCCGATATCATGAGCAAGAGGCTTCGCGATCTGTACGAGGAGGTCTGCGGAAAAGCGAAATGA
- a CDS encoding glycosyltransferase: MKTIQIVGDSKFGGATYLLIEWCRYLLNKGVEVHALTTDEPTIEQLIEIPGLHIMADVLIPREISPLKIVRAAFALRSLLKQEEYDVLHTYSSTPGFLGRIVGKFSPVPVVMHHQAGFPVSEFSSRAHRLIFGRLESMAINAATKSICVSHAVMEQSKTLGIGRADKLVTICNGIDIEPWELAARDVDRLAFCKEIDVDPDTLLIAATGRLADQKGLPYLLRALPQIREGLAETPVVVVLAGEGPAREQLEAIIEELSLQNNVRMLGFRRDVPRIVAACDIFCSPSLWEGLSISIMEAMAAQKPIVTTDILPNAELIDDGETGLLVKAREVDGLAAAIVRMATDSALADACVKAAHTKVRREYTIKRMFDETWDLYNQLLDEASARTRN, from the coding sequence ATGAAGACGATCCAAATCGTTGGCGACTCGAAGTTCGGCGGAGCGACGTACCTCTTGATCGAGTGGTGCCGCTACCTGCTCAACAAAGGGGTCGAAGTGCACGCCCTCACGACCGACGAGCCGACGATCGAGCAGCTGATCGAGATTCCAGGCCTTCACATCATGGCCGACGTTCTCATCCCGCGCGAAATCTCTCCTCTGAAGATCGTGCGCGCGGCGTTCGCGCTGCGTTCGCTGCTCAAGCAGGAAGAATACGACGTCCTCCACACGTACAGTTCGACCCCCGGCTTTCTCGGCAGAATCGTGGGCAAGTTCAGCCCTGTACCAGTCGTGATGCACCATCAGGCTGGATTCCCGGTTTCGGAGTTCTCCAGCCGGGCGCACCGCCTCATCTTCGGCCGGTTGGAGAGCATGGCCATCAACGCCGCGACGAAGAGCATCTGCGTCAGCCACGCGGTGATGGAGCAGTCGAAGACGCTCGGAATCGGGCGTGCGGACAAGCTGGTCACGATCTGCAACGGCATCGACATCGAGCCGTGGGAGTTGGCAGCGCGAGACGTAGATCGGCTGGCGTTCTGCAAGGAGATCGACGTGGACCCGGACACGCTGTTGATCGCGGCCACCGGCCGGCTGGCAGATCAAAAGGGACTGCCGTATCTGCTGAGGGCGCTGCCGCAAATCAGGGAGGGACTCGCCGAAACGCCGGTTGTGGTCGTACTCGCCGGCGAGGGACCTGCGCGAGAGCAACTAGAGGCGATCATAGAAGAACTGAGCTTGCAGAACAACGTCAGGATGCTTGGGTTCCGGCGCGACGTACCGCGCATCGTCGCCGCGTGCGATATTTTCTGCAGCCCGTCGCTCTGGGAGGGGCTTTCGATCTCGATCATGGAGGCGATGGCCGCTCAGAAGCCGATCGTCACGACCGACATCCTTCCAAACGCGGAGTTGATCGACGACGGCGAGACCGGCTTGCTCGTAAAAGCCCGGGAGGTCGATGGACTAGCTGCTGCGATCGTTCGAATGGCCACCGACTCGGCGCTGGCCGATGCGTGCGTCAAGGCCGCCCATACCAAGGTGCGGCGCGAGTACACGATCAAACGCATGTTCGATGAAACTTGGGATCTCTACAACCAGCTTCTGGACGAAGCTAGCGCGCGAACTCGAAACTGA
- a CDS encoding DegT/DnrJ/EryC1/StrS aminotransferase family protein, with protein sequence MAVSSANRKRRSEMLPFSPPLIGEEEIQEVVDTLRSGWLSTGPKVKLFEEEFADKVGSESALALNSCTAGLHLSLAALGIGPGDEVIVPSMTFCATANVVVHLGATPVIVDVEPDTLNISPDCARDGMTERTKAIMPVHYAGHPADMDAVRAIAADRGVAIVEDAAHAVTAKHRGEFVGSGANPAAFSFYATKNLTTGEGGMLTGPPDFIDRCRTLSLHGMSRDAYRRYDAGGSWYYEVTEPGYKCNMSDIQASIGIWQLRKIAAFQERRREIVARYTAAFSSRSELQCPIERDTVESAWHLYVLRLSPDLLQIDRAQFIEELRERNIATSVHYIPLHMQPYYRDRFGLSPSDFPVATQAYENMFSLPLNVCMTDEDVDDVIAAVLEISFEFAR encoded by the coding sequence ATGGCTGTGTCAAGCGCGAATCGCAAGCGTAGATCGGAGATGCTGCCGTTCTCTCCGCCGCTGATCGGCGAAGAGGAGATTCAGGAGGTCGTCGACACCCTGCGGTCGGGCTGGCTCTCCACCGGCCCGAAAGTTAAGCTGTTTGAAGAGGAGTTTGCTGACAAGGTCGGGTCTGAATCGGCGCTGGCGCTGAACTCTTGCACCGCAGGTTTGCACCTGTCGCTGGCCGCTCTTGGCATCGGACCCGGCGACGAAGTGATCGTTCCCTCCATGACGTTTTGTGCGACCGCGAACGTTGTCGTGCATCTCGGCGCGACTCCCGTGATCGTCGATGTCGAGCCCGACACGCTCAACATCTCTCCAGACTGCGCCCGCGACGGTATGACAGAGAGGACGAAGGCGATCATGCCGGTGCACTATGCAGGTCATCCAGCAGACATGGACGCCGTACGCGCGATCGCGGCTGATCGCGGCGTTGCGATCGTCGAAGACGCGGCGCACGCGGTAACGGCGAAGCACCGGGGGGAGTTCGTCGGATCGGGCGCGAATCCGGCCGCCTTCAGCTTCTACGCGACCAAGAATTTGACGACGGGAGAGGGCGGCATGTTGACAGGCCCGCCCGACTTCATAGACCGCTGCCGCACGCTCAGCCTGCATGGGATGAGCCGCGACGCATACCGCCGGTACGACGCTGGCGGATCTTGGTATTACGAGGTGACCGAACCCGGCTACAAGTGCAACATGTCCGACATCCAGGCGTCGATCGGAATCTGGCAACTGCGAAAGATCGCGGCGTTTCAGGAGCGACGACGAGAGATCGTCGCACGCTACACCGCAGCTTTCTCAAGCCGGTCGGAGCTTCAGTGCCCGATCGAGCGAGACACCGTCGAGTCCGCCTGGCACCTGTACGTCCTGCGGTTGAGTCCAGACTTGCTCCAGATTGATCGAGCGCAGTTCATCGAAGAGCTGCGCGAGCGCAACATCGCGACGTCTGTTCACTACATTCCGCTGCACATGCAGCCGTACTACAGGGATCGGTTTGGACTCTCCCCGTCCGACTTCCCGGTCGCGACTCAAGCTTACGAAAACATGTTCAGCCTGCCGCTGAACGTCTGCATGACCGACGAGGACGTGGACGACGTCATCGCCGCAGTGCTGGAGATCAGTTTCGAGTTCGCGCGCTAG